One Dokdonia sp. Dokd-P16 genomic window carries:
- a CDS encoding PspC domain-containing protein, protein MNKTVNINLAGVFFHVDEDAYGKLQRYLAAIKRSFEGVQGEDEIIADIEARISELFSERIKDERQVISTKELDEVIAIMGQPEDYMVDDDIFEDTASSQKSSRSSSKTHQAKRISDRRFFRDTDNAYIGGVSSGMAHYMGLDPLWVRVGWVLLIALTWFTLGGTALIYLALWVFVPEAQSTADKLAMRGKAVNIDNITEKVKEGFENVADTVKNVDYDKYGNKVKTGAQGVFGTLGKIIMFFFKIIAKIVGVLLIITGATVVISLLITLLTGGVVDIFTPNLADMPWISNDTGLPIWLMLLLVLFAVGIPFFFLFYLGLKILSSNVKSMPLSAKLSLLGLWLIASITIGVFSVKQAIQYSNLEASKVTTTETLAITKNDTLRIKMRGSERFDIPFGRSSQYVQLINSNTEDVAVYRNVRLIVRSTRDSLAYVQTVKRTKGSSYDVAKEQAEAMMLNYDLSNNELAIDGFFTGERDAQYRHVRPSVEFIVYLPEGATLIADENTYSYHRNDRQYRDILDNGDEEKFLTVGNGKLICSTCPEDRDNDDDNSWQQSDDNDAWEERSYREGEDTPAWETNNQAPDSPTPPPTPQIDRNSIN, encoded by the coding sequence ATGAATAAGACAGTAAACATAAATTTAGCAGGGGTTTTCTTTCACGTAGATGAGGATGCTTACGGTAAATTACAGAGATATCTTGCTGCCATCAAACGTTCTTTTGAAGGCGTACAAGGGGAAGACGAAATCATAGCAGACATAGAAGCGCGTATTTCAGAACTTTTTTCTGAACGTATTAAAGACGAACGCCAAGTTATAAGCACTAAGGAGCTTGACGAGGTTATCGCTATCATGGGACAGCCAGAAGATTATATGGTGGACGACGATATTTTTGAAGACACAGCGTCTTCTCAAAAATCTAGTCGCTCTTCAAGTAAAACACATCAAGCTAAGCGTATCTCAGACCGAAGGTTTTTTAGAGATACAGATAATGCTTACATAGGTGGTGTATCTAGCGGTATGGCACATTACATGGGACTTGATCCTTTGTGGGTTCGTGTAGGATGGGTATTACTTATTGCACTTACTTGGTTTACACTAGGTGGAACGGCTCTTATATATCTTGCGTTATGGGTATTTGTACCAGAAGCACAATCTACGGCAGATAAACTCGCAATGCGGGGAAAGGCTGTTAACATTGACAATATCACAGAAAAAGTAAAAGAAGGATTTGAAAATGTTGCAGACACGGTTAAGAACGTAGATTATGATAAGTACGGTAATAAAGTAAAAACAGGAGCTCAAGGAGTTTTTGGAACTTTAGGAAAGATCATCATGTTCTTCTTTAAAATCATTGCAAAAATTGTGGGCGTACTATTAATTATCACCGGAGCAACAGTAGTGATTTCATTATTAATCACACTACTTACTGGAGGAGTAGTAGATATTTTTACTCCTAACCTAGCAGACATGCCGTGGATTTCTAATGATACAGGCTTACCTATCTGGCTTATGTTACTACTCGTATTATTTGCAGTTGGGATACCTTTTTTCTTCTTGTTTTACTTAGGATTAAAAATTCTTTCTTCTAATGTAAAATCAATGCCCTTAAGTGCAAAACTAAGTTTACTAGGATTATGGCTTATCGCATCAATCACCATTGGAGTATTTTCTGTAAAACAGGCTATACAGTATTCTAACCTCGAGGCATCAAAAGTGACTACTACAGAGACACTCGCAATTACAAAGAATGATACGCTACGTATCAAAATGAGAGGAAGTGAGCGTTTTGATATTCCTTTTGGGAGGTCTTCTCAGTATGTACAGCTTATTAATAGCAATACAGAAGATGTAGCTGTGTATAGAAATGTACGTCTTATAGTACGATCTACTCGTGACAGTCTTGCATATGTGCAAACAGTAAAAAGAACAAAAGGATCATCATACGACGTTGCAAAAGAACAAGCAGAAGCCATGATGCTCAACTATGACTTATCTAATAATGAACTAGCCATAGATGGTTTCTTTACTGGAGAAAGAGATGCACAATATAGACATGTAAGACCAAGTGTTGAGTTTATAGTGTACCTCCCAGAAGGAGCTACACTCATCGCAGATGAGAATACGTACTCCTACCATAGAAATGACAGACAGTATCGTGATATTCTAGACAATGGTGATGAAGAAAAATTTCTTACCGTAGGTAATGGCAAACTTATATGCAGCACTTGTCCTGAGGATCGTGACAATGATGATGATAATTCTTGGCAACAATCTGATGATAATGATGCTTGGGAAGAGCGCAGTTACAGAGAAGGTGAAGATACACCAGCGTGGGAGACAAATAATCAAGCTCCAGACTCTCCTACGCCTCCACCGACTCCTCAAATTGATAGAAATTCGATTAATTAA
- a CDS encoding PadR family transcriptional regulator, with translation MKIENTKAQMRKGVLEYCILSVLKDEDAYVAEILGTLKDAKLLVVEGTIYPLLTRLKNAGLLNYRWEESTSGPPRKYYGLTETGKIFLKELSTTWDELQTAVTVVTATKTATK, from the coding sequence ATGAAGATTGAAAACACCAAAGCGCAGATGCGTAAGGGCGTGCTAGAGTATTGTATCCTCTCTGTATTAAAAGACGAGGATGCCTACGTAGCAGAGATCTTAGGCACACTTAAAGACGCTAAGTTGCTGGTGGTGGAAGGAACGATATACCCACTACTTACACGACTCAAAAACGCAGGCTTGCTCAATTATCGCTGGGAAGAATCTACCAGCGGGCCGCCACGTAAATATTACGGACTTACCGAAACAGGTAAAATATTTTTAAAAGAACTCTCAACCACTTGGGATGAGTTACAGACCGCAGTAACGGTAGTAACCGCCACTAAAACCGCAACAAAATGA
- a CDS encoding DUF4870 domain-containing protein, protein METSITTHQKNIGTLIHLSTFSKYLFPFGNFIAPLILWSAQKRNAAFIDKHGRDAINFQLSILLYLIALVVTSIPFFIYFAISAGSGSESLLTNGYINDPSDFADLGGFLITAIVVAILALGIFLVEIISVISAAVKASQGGIYKFPLTINFISAASVTDSQETSSPIEDNTVV, encoded by the coding sequence ATGGAAACTAGCATTACAACACATCAAAAAAATATAGGTACTTTAATACACCTATCTACATTCTCTAAATACTTATTTCCTTTTGGAAATTTTATTGCACCTCTCATTTTATGGAGCGCTCAAAAAAGGAATGCTGCTTTTATAGATAAGCATGGTAGAGATGCCATCAATTTTCAATTAAGTATTCTATTATACCTCATTGCCTTAGTTGTCACTAGCATTCCATTCTTTATTTATTTCGCAATAAGTGCAGGTAGTGGAAGCGAGAGTTTACTCACAAACGGTTATATAAATGATCCGAGTGATTTTGCCGACTTGGGAGGGTTTCTTATTACCGCAATAGTTGTTGCCATTCTTGCACTAGGAATTTTTCTAGTAGAAATAATTTCGGTGATTTCGGCAGCGGTTAAGGCATCTCAAGGGGGTATTTACAAATTCCCGCTTACTATCAACTTTATTTCTGCGGCTTCGGTTACAGATTCTCAAGAGACTTCATCACCTATTGAGGACAACACGGTAGTTTAA
- a CDS encoding DUF4442 domain-containing protein, which produces MSFPLPGKFNTFTMFKLPSAWLSGVRVKKLSPNSCTTSVKHRWINQNPFNSMFWAVQGMAAELATGALVIAHIQESGQKISMLVANNNASFTKKATGRINFVCDDGLAIKEAIANAVATGEGQTCWMKAIGTNKDGVQVSEFNFEWTLLVKKPRK; this is translated from the coding sequence ATGTCATTCCCCTTACCAGGTAAATTCAACACGTTCACAATGTTTAAGCTTCCATCTGCGTGGCTTTCGGGAGTACGTGTAAAAAAACTTTCTCCTAACTCTTGTACAACTTCTGTAAAACACAGATGGATTAATCAGAATCCATTTAATAGTATGTTCTGGGCAGTACAAGGGATGGCGGCAGAGCTTGCTACGGGAGCTTTAGTAATTGCTCACATACAAGAAAGCGGTCAGAAAATATCAATGCTTGTAGCAAACAATAATGCGAGCTTTACAAAAAAAGCTACAGGTAGGATTAACTTTGTGTGTGATGATGGTCTAGCTATTAAAGAAGCTATAGCAAATGCTGTAGCTACTGGAGAAGGACAAACATGCTGGATGAAAGCTATAGGGACAAATAAAGATGGTGTGCAAGTATCTGAGTTTAACTTTGAGTGGACACTTTTAGTAAAGAAGCCTCGTAAATAA
- a CDS encoding GlmU family protein, translated as MNFILFDGNVRNQLLPFTYTKPVADLRVGIMTIREKWEFVLGSTTSTVTEEYLSDKWPMIELEENVMINASYLPSDNLADIIKNLSSKQVLLDGEEIIAFSVQEGQEVDFDTYESIDYTASDILRIEHTWDIFAKNGEAITRDFEMLTEDRDSEDIPAHVIAINKDQIFIEEGATVHYSHLNATDGPIYIGKDAEIMEGALIRGPFAICDHGAVKMGAKIYSGTTIGPHCKVGGEVNNSVLMGYSSKGHDGFLGNSVLGEWCNIGADSNNSNLKNNYAPVKLWDYETGRFANTGLQFCGLMMGDHSKCGINTMFNTGTMVGVATNIFGSGFPRNFVPSFSWGGASGFVTHKTDKAYETAKIAMARRDLELTEQDEAILNHVFEETKQYRRE; from the coding sequence ATGAACTTTATCCTTTTTGACGGAAACGTACGCAATCAGCTTTTACCATTTACGTACACAAAACCTGTTGCAGACTTGCGTGTAGGTATTATGACCATACGTGAAAAGTGGGAATTTGTGCTTGGCTCAACGACCTCAACTGTAACAGAAGAGTATCTTTCAGATAAGTGGCCCATGATAGAGCTTGAAGAAAATGTGATGATTAATGCATCATATCTTCCTTCAGACAACTTAGCTGATATTATTAAAAACTTGTCATCAAAGCAAGTGTTGCTTGATGGGGAAGAAATTATTGCTTTTTCAGTACAAGAAGGTCAAGAAGTAGATTTTGATACGTATGAAAGTATAGATTATACGGCCTCAGATATTTTAAGAATCGAGCATACTTGGGATATTTTTGCCAAAAATGGCGAAGCAATCACTAGAGATTTTGAGATGCTTACCGAGGATAGAGATTCTGAAGATATACCAGCACACGTAATAGCGATAAATAAAGATCAGATATTTATAGAGGAAGGAGCTACAGTTCATTACTCACATCTCAATGCTACAGATGGACCTATCTATATAGGTAAAGATGCAGAGATTATGGAGGGCGCACTCATACGTGGCCCTTTTGCAATCTGTGATCATGGAGCTGTAAAAATGGGAGCCAAAATTTATAGCGGCACAACCATAGGTCCTCACTGTAAAGTAGGCGGAGAGGTAAATAACTCCGTACTTATGGGTTATTCTAGTAAAGGTCATGATGGTTTCTTAGGAAATAGTGTACTAGGAGAATGGTGTAATATAGGTGCAGATTCTAATAATTCTAACTTAAAAAATAACTACGCTCCTGTTAAGTTATGGGATTATGAAACAGGTCGCTTTGCAAATACTGGACTTCAGTTTTGTGGGTTGATGATGGGAGACCATTCTAAGTGCGGTATTAATACCATGTTTAACACTGGTACAATGGTTGGCGTAGCAACAAACATATTTGGAAGCGGATTTCCTCGCAATTTTGTTCCTTCTTTTTCTTGGGGAGGCGCTAGCGGCTTTGTAACACACAAAACAGATAAGGCTTACGAAACTGCAAAAATTGCCATGGCGCGTCGTGATCTAGAACTCACAGAACAAGATGAAGCAATCCTGAATCATGTTTTTGAGGAGACTAAGCAATATCGTAGAGAGTAA
- a CDS encoding DMT family transporter: protein MIYLLLSIAASSFIFVVFKLFAKFNVNTLHAIIVNYVIACSCGLLLYDGPTTIAVIPEQPWFYASAGLGVLFILVFNLMAATTQRSGLSVVSVATKMSVVIPILFGVLYYRESLGILKIIGILTALVAVYLASIKAKDGIAIKKENLTFPILVFLGSGAIDTSIKFIEGAYVNESDVPIFGATIFGAAACIGFLVIIYQMITGFFKFEFKNIIAGICLGIPNYFSIVMLVMALRDSAFESSTLFTVNNVAIVMVSTFIGILLFKEKLLPKNWIGIGLAVISILLVSMS from the coding sequence TTGATTTACTTACTTCTTAGTATTGCTGCATCTAGTTTCATCTTTGTAGTATTTAAACTTTTTGCAAAGTTTAATGTAAACACCCTGCACGCAATCATTGTAAATTATGTGATTGCCTGTTCTTGCGGACTATTGCTATATGATGGACCTACAACTATCGCTGTAATTCCTGAGCAACCTTGGTTTTATGCATCGGCGGGGCTAGGAGTATTATTTATTCTTGTTTTTAACTTAATGGCAGCAACAACACAACGCAGCGGACTCTCAGTAGTCTCTGTTGCTACTAAAATGAGTGTGGTTATCCCAATACTTTTTGGTGTACTCTATTACAGAGAATCTCTAGGCATACTAAAGATTATAGGAATTCTAACGGCACTTGTCGCTGTGTATCTTGCTTCTATAAAAGCAAAAGACGGGATTGCTATAAAAAAAGAAAACCTCACCTTCCCTATCCTTGTGTTTTTAGGCAGCGGAGCTATAGACACGAGTATAAAATTTATAGAAGGTGCTTATGTAAATGAGAGTGATGTGCCCATCTTTGGCGCAACTATTTTTGGAGCAGCTGCTTGTATTGGTTTTCTAGTGATTATTTATCAAATGATTACAGGATTTTTTAAGTTTGAGTTTAAAAACATTATCGCTGGAATTTGCTTGGGAATTCCTAATTACTTCTCGATTGTAATGCTCGTTATGGCACTTCGAGATTCGGCTTTTGAGAGTTCGACCTTATTTACTGTAAATAATGTAGCCATTGTGATGGTGAGCACTTTTATTGGAATTCTACTTTTTAAAGAAAAATTACTCCCAAAAAACTGGATTGGAATTGGACTAGCAGTAATTAGTATTTTGCTAGTTTCTATGTCTTAG
- the ribD gene encoding bifunctional diaminohydroxyphosphoribosylaminopyrimidine deaminase/5-amino-6-(5-phosphoribosylamino)uracil reductase RibD, with translation MKIHNTYINRCIALAKNGLPAAMPNPSVGAVLVHNNKIIAEGYTSAYGGPHAEVNCIAFAKANTPELIAKSTLYVSLEPCSHWGKTPPCADLVVASGIKKVVIGTIDPFAKVAGAGIKRLIQAGVDVTVGVQEKECQEINKRFFTYHEKKRPYVILKWAETADGFIAPKTRGAQQPVWITNSYSRQLVHKWRSEEMAILVGGKTVLEDNPSLTTRDWEGKNLLRVVIDTKGNLENNLTVFNQEAETLVIASTESQLISETLYDKGIQSVIIEGGAQTLQYFIDANLWDEARIFKGNISFSDGTKAPQLSQHFLLEKTDTILDDTLHYYKNSSI, from the coding sequence GTGAAGATACATAACACCTACATAAATCGCTGTATTGCGCTAGCAAAAAATGGACTTCCCGCAGCCATGCCTAATCCGTCTGTGGGAGCAGTACTCGTGCACAACAACAAGATTATAGCCGAAGGTTATACAAGCGCTTATGGTGGGCCTCACGCAGAGGTGAATTGTATTGCTTTCGCGAAAGCGAATACCCCAGAACTAATAGCAAAATCGACCTTATATGTATCTTTAGAACCTTGCTCGCACTGGGGAAAAACACCGCCATGTGCAGATCTTGTAGTTGCTTCTGGTATAAAAAAAGTTGTTATAGGAACCATTGATCCTTTTGCCAAAGTAGCTGGCGCAGGTATTAAGAGATTAATACAAGCTGGAGTTGATGTCACCGTGGGTGTTCAAGAAAAAGAATGTCAAGAAATCAACAAGCGTTTCTTTACCTATCACGAGAAAAAGAGACCTTACGTCATTCTAAAGTGGGCAGAAACCGCAGATGGATTTATCGCTCCAAAAACACGAGGTGCTCAACAACCTGTATGGATTACAAATAGCTACTCGCGACAACTCGTTCATAAATGGCGCAGCGAGGAAATGGCAATCCTCGTAGGTGGAAAAACTGTACTAGAAGACAACCCTAGTCTAACCACGCGAGATTGGGAAGGTAAAAACCTACTACGAGTTGTTATTGATACTAAAGGAAATCTAGAGAACAACCTTACCGTTTTTAATCAGGAAGCTGAGACACTTGTAATAGCATCAACAGAATCTCAACTCATAAGCGAGACACTTTATGATAAAGGAATCCAATCTGTAATTATAGAGGGTGGCGCGCAGACATTACAATATTTTATTGATGCAAATCTCTGGGATGAGGCACGTATTTTTAAAGGCAACATTAGTTTTTCTGATGGCACAAAAGCACCTCAACTTTCACAGCATTTTCTATTAGAAAAAACAGACACGATTCTAGACGACACCCTACACTATTATAAAAACTCAAGCATTTGA
- a CDS encoding GNAT family N-acetyltransferase, with product MDKPIIRPIKKEDNAQVAAVVRKVLVDLGVPKVGTAYADVALDTMFEHYSRPKAEYFVVEDNGIIIGCAGVAQLDNYDGNVCELQKMYFLEEARGRGLGSKMMDACLNQARDFGFEQCYLETMPYMEAAQKLYKRTGFRYIDGPMGDTGHFSCPVHMIIDL from the coding sequence ATGGACAAACCAATCATTAGACCGATTAAAAAAGAAGACAATGCTCAAGTAGCGGCAGTTGTGAGAAAGGTACTTGTAGATCTAGGTGTTCCTAAGGTAGGGACTGCTTATGCAGATGTTGCTTTAGACACGATGTTTGAGCATTATAGCAGACCAAAAGCCGAGTATTTTGTGGTGGAGGACAACGGAATAATTATAGGGTGTGCAGGTGTTGCACAGCTGGATAATTATGATGGTAACGTGTGTGAATTGCAGAAAATGTATTTTCTAGAAGAAGCGAGAGGCCGCGGTCTAGGGTCGAAAATGATGGATGCTTGTCTCAATCAAGCTCGTGATTTTGGTTTTGAGCAATGCTACCTAGAGACCATGCCTTATATGGAGGCGGCTCAGAAGTTATACAAGCGCACAGGTTTTAGATACATAGACGGTCCTATGGGTGATACAGGGCATTTTTCTTGCCCAGTGCATATGATAATTGATTTATGA
- the prmC gene encoding peptide chain release factor N(5)-glutamine methyltransferase, with protein sequence MNIDEFRIDFRQQLAAMYEPEEVENLCFLTLEHVLKMNRVEVSLSRKMDISTSALTHLNDVTGRLSRSEPIQYIVGTTEFYGMEFQVNPATLIPRPETEELVEWIITDKAESFIKSYAQEKLRVLDIGTGSGCIAISLAKNISNAHVEAIDISQDALATANQNAKRNEVDVTFYNQDVLAVEELEHKYDIIVSNPPYVRMLEKKEMRDNVLSNEPDSALFVSDDDPLIFYRKIGELAFKNLSVNGFLYFEINEYLGKEMIDLLKVIGFENVELREDMFGKDRMIKASR encoded by the coding sequence ATGAATATAGACGAGTTTCGCATTGATTTCAGGCAGCAGCTCGCAGCTATGTACGAGCCAGAAGAGGTAGAAAATCTTTGCTTTCTTACCTTAGAACATGTGCTAAAAATGAATAGGGTAGAGGTCTCGCTTTCGCGAAAAATGGATATCTCCACATCTGCTCTTACACATTTGAATGATGTAACTGGTAGATTATCACGTAGCGAACCTATCCAATATATCGTAGGTACTACAGAATTCTACGGGATGGAATTTCAAGTAAATCCCGCTACCTTAATACCTAGACCAGAAACCGAAGAACTCGTTGAGTGGATTATTACAGATAAAGCTGAGAGCTTTATTAAGAGTTACGCGCAAGAAAAATTGAGGGTTCTTGACATAGGAACGGGTTCTGGATGCATCGCAATCTCGCTGGCTAAAAATATATCAAACGCGCATGTTGAGGCGATTGATATTTCTCAAGATGCCCTTGCAACAGCAAATCAAAATGCAAAAAGGAATGAGGTGGATGTTACTTTTTATAATCAAGATGTACTAGCCGTAGAGGAACTAGAGCATAAATATGATATTATCGTGAGTAATCCTCCGTATGTGCGTATGCTCGAGAAAAAGGAGATGAGAGATAATGTACTGAGTAATGAACCCGATAGCGCGCTCTTTGTCTCAGATGATGATCCATTGATTTTTTATAGAAAAATAGGTGAGCTAGCTTTTAAAAATCTTTCTGTAAATGGATTCTTGTATTTTGAGATTAATGAATACTTAGGAAAAGAAATGATTGATCTTTTAAAAGTAATAGGCTTTGAGAATGTGGAGTTGCGAGAAGATATGTTTGGAAAAGATAGAATGATTAAAGCGAGTCGCTAG
- a CDS encoding TIGR00730 family Rossman fold protein, with translation MKLTSLCVYCGSSAGTDPEIIKQATLIGKTLADRDITLVYGAAKIGIMGAVAQGALDHNGKVVGVIPEFLKIKEVVHTGLTELIVNETMHERKMELQERSDGFITLPGGFGTMEELFEVLTWSQLALHQKPVGMLNVNGFYDDLLSALRNMVDKGFLKQENYDILLVDTTVEGLLDQMENFKPMAMPKWLKASLESKK, from the coding sequence ATGAAATTAACATCACTATGCGTGTACTGCGGAAGCAGTGCAGGTACAGACCCAGAAATAATAAAGCAAGCAACTTTAATAGGAAAAACACTGGCTGATCGAGATATTACGCTGGTATATGGAGCTGCCAAAATTGGTATTATGGGCGCCGTAGCTCAAGGAGCTCTTGATCACAACGGTAAGGTAGTAGGTGTGATTCCAGAATTTTTGAAAATTAAAGAAGTAGTACATACTGGTCTTACAGAACTTATCGTAAACGAGACTATGCATGAACGCAAGATGGAATTGCAAGAGCGTTCTGATGGATTTATTACATTGCCAGGAGGCTTTGGAACTATGGAAGAGCTTTTTGAAGTGCTAACATGGAGCCAACTAGCATTACACCAAAAACCGGTGGGTATGCTTAATGTAAATGGCTTTTATGATGATCTTTTAAGTGCGCTTAGGAATATGGTAGATAAAGGATTTTTAAAGCAAGAAAATTATGATATCCTTCTTGTAGATACTACGGTAGAAGGACTTCTTGATCAGATGGAGAATTTTAAGCCTATGGCAATGCCTAAGTGGTTAAAGGCTTCACTAGAATCTAAGAAGTAA
- the ligA gene encoding NAD-dependent DNA ligase LigA: MTIEEQILALRNELQTHNHSYYVLDTPTISDFDFDQKLKQLEALEAAHPEFDDPNSPTHRVGGAVTKNFETIVHEHRMYSLDNSYSKEDLEDWEARVKKMVDGEVNYTCELKYDGASISLTYENGELLKAVTRGDGLQGDDVTTNIKTIKSVPLKLKGDYPTRFDIRGEIVLPWEGFHAMNAEREELGFELYRNPRNTASGSLKLQDSAEVARRPLQCLLYNITGNNLGIATQMDSLQKARDWGFRVPEAAKLAKNIDEVLEFINHWDVARHDLPYETDGVVVKVNGLQQQEELGYTAKAPRWAMAYKFKAEQVSTRLREITYQVGRTGAITPVANLEPVELAGTTVKRASLHNADQIERLDIREGDEVFVEKGGEIIPKIIAVDLTKRPADSESTTYITECPECSTPLVRKEGEAQHYCPNDMGCPTQIIGRIQHYISRKAMDIDGLGGETVALLVNEGLIVNYADLYELTVAQLLPLERMAQKSAENLVSGVQASVQIPFEKVLFGLGIRYVGETVAKKLAKHYKSIDAIISATEEELVAVDEIGSKIAESVVAFFAKAEHITLIERLKSYGVQLEISAEKLANQSDKLAGYIFVVSGVFEMPRNELKKLIEDNGGKVSSSISSKTTYVVAGDKMGPSKLQKAESLGVTIISEEEFLNLVVG, from the coding sequence ATGACAATAGAAGAGCAAATACTCGCTTTACGCAACGAATTACAAACACATAATCATAGCTATTATGTGCTAGATACACCAACGATATCAGATTTTGACTTTGATCAAAAGCTGAAGCAACTGGAAGCGCTAGAAGCTGCTCATCCGGAATTTGACGACCCTAACTCGCCTACGCATCGTGTAGGTGGAGCGGTGACTAAAAATTTTGAGACTATTGTACATGAGCACAGAATGTACTCTCTGGATAACTCATATTCAAAAGAAGATCTTGAAGATTGGGAAGCGCGCGTAAAGAAAATGGTAGATGGAGAGGTTAACTATACCTGTGAGCTCAAATATGACGGAGCCTCGATAAGTCTTACTTATGAAAATGGTGAGTTGCTCAAAGCGGTTACTCGAGGAGATGGTTTGCAAGGAGATGATGTGACCACAAATATTAAAACAATAAAGTCGGTTCCTTTGAAATTGAAGGGTGATTATCCTACAAGATTTGACATACGAGGAGAGATAGTATTGCCATGGGAAGGTTTTCATGCTATGAATGCAGAGCGTGAAGAGCTAGGTTTTGAGCTCTATCGCAATCCAAGAAACACAGCCAGCGGATCTTTAAAATTACAAGATAGTGCTGAGGTTGCTAGAAGACCACTGCAATGCCTATTATATAATATTACAGGAAATAATCTAGGTATTGCTACCCAGATGGATAGCCTGCAGAAGGCTCGAGATTGGGGTTTCCGCGTTCCTGAGGCGGCAAAACTGGCAAAGAATATTGATGAGGTATTAGAATTTATCAATCACTGGGATGTGGCAAGGCATGACTTGCCTTATGAGACAGATGGTGTTGTGGTAAAAGTCAATGGATTACAACAACAAGAAGAACTAGGTTATACAGCAAAGGCTCCGCGATGGGCAATGGCGTATAAATTTAAAGCAGAACAAGTTTCTACACGCTTACGCGAAATAACATACCAAGTAGGTCGCACAGGAGCCATCACACCAGTTGCAAACCTGGAACCTGTTGAACTTGCGGGAACGACCGTGAAGCGAGCTAGCTTGCATAATGCAGATCAGATAGAGCGACTAGATATACGAGAAGGTGATGAGGTATTTGTAGAAAAAGGCGGCGAGATTATTCCAAAAATTATAGCAGTAGATCTTACAAAGCGCCCAGCAGATTCTGAATCTACAACATATATTACTGAGTGTCCAGAATGTAGCACGCCGCTAGTGCGTAAAGAAGGTGAGGCACAGCACTATTGCCCGAATGACATGGGCTGTCCTACTCAAATTATAGGTAGAATACAGCATTACATCTCTAGAAAGGCAATGGATATTGATGGTCTAGGAGGGGAAACCGTAGCACTCTTAGTAAACGAAGGGCTGATTGTAAATTATGCAGATTTATATGAGCTTACGGTAGCGCAATTATTACCACTAGAGCGTATGGCTCAAAAAAGTGCCGAAAATCTAGTAAGCGGAGTGCAAGCCTCGGTGCAGATTCCTTTTGAGAAGGTGTTGTTTGGTCTAGGGATTAGGTATGTAGGTGAGACTGTGGCCAAAAAACTTGCAAAACATTACAAATCTATAGACGCTATTATTTCGGCAACAGAGGAAGAGCTGGTTGCGGTAGATGAAATAGGAAGTAAGATTGCAGAAAGTGTAGTAGCATTTTTCGCGAAAGCGGAACATATTACACTCATAGAGCGTTTAAAATCTTACGGAGTACAGTTAGAAATTTCTGCGGAGAAACTTGCCAATCAATCTGACAAACTAGCGGGATACATATTTGTAGTGTCTGGTGTTTTTGAAATGCCTCGCAACGAATTGAAAAAGTTAATAGAAGATAATGGCGGTAAAGTGTCTAGTTCTATTTCTAGTAAAACAACCTACGTTGTGGCTGGAGATAAGATGGGTCCTAGTAAATTGCAGAAGGCAGAAAGTCTAGGAGTGACTATTATTTCTGAGGAAGAATTCTTAAATTTAGTTGTTGGATAA